From Vicia villosa cultivar HV-30 ecotype Madison, WI unplaced genomic scaffold, Vvil1.0 ctg.002710F_1_1, whole genome shotgun sequence, one genomic window encodes:
- the LOC131639604 gene encoding uncharacterized protein LOC131639604: MSKQRFQQKDDEILIQSRPNVSKDSIVVVDKKGDNFLKKIGEAFNKYRDINYKERKLTTLKDEGEMFTFEAAWRLLKEEPKWLAGLSEAYAKRTKNSTSGAYFSSSNPLIPTSSEYNLPSPTLSCRPIGQKKAKMKEKEKLVKLSSTPNVKYDFLKDYFNNSFDVNVCTRLCTY, encoded by the exons ATGTCTAAACAAAGGTTCCaacaaaaagatgatgaaattctCATCCAGTCAAGGCCCAATGTTTCAAAGGATTCAATTGTTGTGGTTGATAAAAaaggagataattttctgaaGAAAATTGGTGAAGCTTTTAACAAGTATCGTGACATCAATTACAAAGAGAGAAAACTGACAACGCTAAAAG atGAAGGTGAAATGTTTACATTTGAGGCTGCATGGAGATTATTGAAAGAAGAACCTAAATGGCTCGCAGGTTTATCGGAAGCTTATGCTAAAAGAACAAAGAATTCAACTTCAGGAGCATATTTTTCATCTTCTAATCCACTAATACCAACGAGCAGCGAATATAATCTACCATCACCTACTTTATCATGTCGTCCAATCGGTCAAAAGAAAGCCAAAATGAAGGAGAAAGAAAAGCTTGTGAAACTTTCTTCTACTCCCAATGTCAAATATGATTTTTTGAAAGATTACTTCAATAATTCATTTGATGTCAATGTTTGCACGAGACTATGCACGTATTGA